Genomic segment of Coffea arabica cultivar ET-39 chromosome 1e, Coffea Arabica ET-39 HiFi, whole genome shotgun sequence:
GTATTCTTTTCTATACAAATTATTATGTAATAATAAAGACGAGCTATTCATAAACACTTTCTTGTAAAATTGTATATAGTCTGGTGCATTGAATTTGTACCAGCACAAACACTTTTAGTTTGACATGGTGGTTTAGATGAAATAGAAAATCTGCAGCAGAAAAATTGTGTTAGGATGGgtaattatttggaataattatttattaaaaattatttataacACTTTTTCTGATATGATGCGATGCGATGCAtgtatgataaaaaaaattaaataattaaaaagatgtgctcattagttaattaattttaaaatatatcgAAAAACGTGTTTATgattcaattaaatttttttttttgggctgtcAATAACCTCGTATCCAAACAATTACTTACGTTACTTTACCCTCAGTGGCTGACAGGAAGCAAAATTAACAGCTCCACCTTTGGATTTCCGgaagaaaattttaattaatgTTGGAATGAAAAGTCATGATTCCGGAAACGACTAGAAGCAGAAGCAACACGCGCATGTGAAGGCTTTGCCAAAAGTTCTTGCGTGCCAACCCcttgtgaaaattgaaaagcctCTCAGCAACTAAACCAGAAACAAACAATAATCATTGGACGCGAATACCACGGGAGCTAATGTTTTCATCGTCCCACGAATCGCCGAAAGCAtatcaagaagaagaagaaaaaaaaaaaaaaagttaaaaacatCCGTcacattttatcaaatatatatttttttatcgtaataaaaaattttaatcactttttcgcTTAAAATTTTCATATGATCCACAATAGTAATTTTTTTGTACCAAAAAGTTAGATTCCATTTTTTAgtgacaaaaaataaatatgaattagatagataaaaaaatgaatatgattCGGATCAGATTCTATCTTCTATAACCAATGATAAATATATAGATTAGgtgatttattaaattataaatGATATCTAATCTTTTTGCTTCTAAAAATTGACCATACGTGAAAGATTCAAgataaaaagtaataaaaaatcaaaattgaaatcAAATTCTAGTGATTTAATTTTGtaagaaagataaaattaaatattttaaaagtaaaaaataaaaaaatttatatgacAAAATATGAGGAATATTTTAAAGacaataatgaaaaaaaaaaaacatataggTCCCGGACCTTATCCCCAGAAAAAATATATTTCCTCGAGTGGGCCCCTTCTTTATCTAAATTCACTAAACTACACCGGGATAACAACAATACGACGAGTGGATTCGAATAGTAGCACTAGTACTCCTCTCCTCCATAAAAACAAAGCTGCAATAAACCGTCACCTTTTCTTTCTCTGCTTTCGCTTTCCACTTGTATAAATCCAATTTGATCACCACCATCTTCTTCATCAACCCATTTTGATTTTGACCCAGGTTGCTCTCTCTGCTCAGTACAAAacccatcaaaaaaaaaaaaagaaaaaagaaagcgcTAGAGAACTCTTGATCGAGTAAAATGGCCACTATTAAGTTGCAGAAACTGCCTAGTATTCGAGAAAGGGTGGAAGACACTCTTTCTGCGCATCGTAACGAACTTATTGCCCTACTCTCCAGGTTTGTGTCATCTATTTTTACTGGAATCCTAAACCAGGAACCGAAGAAATATTATATTGTCTTGAaattctctgtttttctttttaaatttttttttccttttgttcctTTGCTTGTTTTTTCTGTTTCTAGTACTTTTGTATGTAGATTGTCTGGTATttaatgttttctttttctgacTGTTTTTCATTTGTCGGTTACGTTTCTGTTTTGAAAGATATGTGGCACAGGGGAAGGGGATGTTGCAACCCCATCACCTGATCGACGAATTAGATAACATCGTCGTTGATGAAACCGCATTTAAAAAGCTTAGCCAGGGGCCCTTTAGTGAAGTTCTACGGTCCGCTCAGGTAATACTATAGTTACAGTTCTAGTAcagaatagttttttttttctctttttttgcgCGGGGGAAGGCCGGggggtttttgttttttggggggttggggggggggAGCGCTTGCCATCAGATTCTGCTGGATCATATGTTAATTGGTGTGTTTATACCGTATTAATCATCTTGTGGATCTCTACGCTTTCCTTGTGCCGAGGTTGACATTATTTTCTTGTAAGTTTCACACATTTGTTAAAACGCTGGAACCAGTACAACAACGGCAGCTAGCAACGTAGTAAGGAAACAGGTGACAGGGCATTCAGTACATGACATCGTTGATCCATCGAGTTCTTTACACTTAATAGAACATCTTATACAAATTAAGTCAATTAAAACTTTCATCAAAATCGTGCAAAAACTTGCTTCCCACTTACTTGGTCGGTAGCCTTCTTGTTTTTGACGTCTAACTCTAAAAATTAAATCATACTTTCTGTCGTTCAAATTCTTATTATAACCTTGCTTACCTTTTCTAGCAAAAAGAAATCGAAAATGAAAGTTGtcttcttgattttctttctgGTCCACTAAGAAAAGCAACCTGGAATTTTGAGATTTCCTTTGTACTTTTTGTCTTTGATTGCTAATTACAGGAAGCTATTGTTTTACCACCGTTTGTTGCTATTGCTGTCCGTCCAAGGCCCGGTGTTTGGGAGTATGTACGCGTTAATGTATATGAACTTAGTGTTGATCAGTTGTCAATTTCAGAATATCTCCATCTTAAGGAAGAACTTGTGGATGGCCGGTAAGTTAGTGTGGTCTTTAATTGAGTAGAATAAGTTTTCTGATTCAGGGTCACCACTTCTGGATATTATGAATATTTGATTGCTTTTCACTGTGTTCTAGCTCTGAAGACCATTTAGTTCTTGAGCTGGATTTTGAACCATTCAATGCAACATTTCCTCGCCCAACCAGATCTTCTTATATTGGTAATGGAGTTCAATTTCTTAATCGTCACCTCTCTTCAATCATGTTCCGCAATAAAGATTCTTTGGAGCCACTGCTTGATTTCCTTCGTGCAcataaacacaaagggcatgtaAGTTCTTCTGAACTTAACGTTCTTATTTGATTATGTCTACTGTTGCGCAGAATTTTATTGCTCCCTGGCTTTGTAGTTAACCTGACTGTTTATGCTGCACTGTATATACCAACTCCGTTTAGGTGGGCACAGCTATCGGAATTTCTGAACCTTTTCCTctgaattttgatttgattcCATTGTTCCCATGCAGGTATTAATGTTGAATGATAGGATACAACGCATATCCAGGCTTGAATCTGCTTTGTCCAAGGCAGAGGATTATCTTGCCAAGCTCCCACAAGATACACCTTATTCGGACTTTGAATATGCGTATGTTTCTTCACAAGTACCAACCCTAAGATGATTTTTGTAGTTATGGAAATAGAATATATACATTTAGctagatttaatttttttttaggctGTTTACCTACAGTTGTATCTATGCAGATTGCAAGAACTGGGTTTTGAGAGGGGTTGGGGTGACACTGCAGCAAGGGTTCTGAATATGATGCATCTTCTTTCTGACATCCTTCAAGCACCTGATCCTTCTACTCTGGAAACTTTTCTTGGTAGAATACCTATGGTGTTTAACGTTGTCATTTTGTCTGTTCATGGATATTTTGGTCAAGCAAATGTCTTGGGCTTGCCTGATACTGGTGGCCAGGTATGGTTTGTTGTCTTGGTCCAAATCATTTAATATTGAGGGAAGAATTTTATACTTGTAACTAGAGTTGTACCTTTTCTAAAGATTTCAGCttcttttttgtctttaaatGTGGCATCGTTTTTGACCAAAGTTTCTCCTTATTATGTAATGGTAGTTTATGCTGCTAAAGGGTGCTTTAGAAATCATTGTTCCTCTTGGATGGCATACAGATTGTCTATATACTGGATCAAGTTCGAGCCTTGGAGAATGAAATGCTTTTAAGAATAAAGCAGCAAGGGCTGAATGTCACTCCCAGAATTCTTATTGTAAGTGATATCCTTTTTGAAATCTGAACCCATCTGAATATTACTGTTGATATGGCGTGTCTTCCTTACTAGGTGACTCGGTTAATTCCTGATGCAAAAGGCACTACATGCAACCAGAGGTTGGAAAGAGTTAGTGGAACTGAGTATACAAGCATTTTACGTGTCCCTTTTAGAACTGAGAAAGGAATTCTCCGCAAATGGATCTCGAGGTTTGATGTTTGGCCTTACCTGGAGACTTTTACAGAGGTAAGATAAACAGGAACATTAGAGACAGGAAAAGGTTCAAAGCAGATTTTTTCATCAGGATACTTTTTCTTTGATTATTGGAATCAGAGTGGATGAGTTTAGTCATCATTACTTGACTAATCTAACAGTTGAATGTTGGTCAATTTGAAGCCACTGCTATGTTGaagatttttgcattttttttttctctgtgcAACTTTTGAATACGATTATTTACCGGATTAAATGTCTGGTAAGGGAAAAGATGGAGGTGATATGGAGTTTCTGCTTAAATTGATATTTTGTACCTGAAGGACATTATTGCTTTCCATGAACAATAGTAGATTATGTTTATTGCTGCTGAACTTACGACTTACAGCTTTTCTTTGTTCCAGCTTCTGAGTAAATCTGATTGGAACTCTTAAAAGTTTCGTCTAGGGCAAAAATTGTTCCTGAATAGTAGTACTAGTGTTTGTACATTACTGCAGCTAAAAAAGATGACGTTTGTTTTGAGACTATTGTGGTTCTTTTATTAGAAAGAATGATAGGAGATTCTGTTAACCATTTTATTGGTTTTCCTCGTCAGGATGCAGCAAATGAAATTTCTGCTGAGTTGCAGGGTAGACCAGATCTCATTATTGGCAACTATAGCGATGGTAATCTGGTTGCATCTTTACTAGCTCACAAGCTTGGAGTTACACAGGTTTGAGATACATACATTTTTTAATTTGCTATTCTGTTGCCATGAAATAGTAATTTTATAATGTTTGCAAATTGCTGAAAGTGAAGACCACTTTCATAACTTTTACAGTGCACTATTGCTCATGCCTTGGAGAAAACAAAATATCCAGATTCGGACATATACTGGAGAAAATTTGAGGAGAAATATCACTTCTCATGTCAATTCACAGCTGACCTGCTTGCTATGAATCATTCAGATTTTATAATTACCAGCACATACCAAGAGATTGCTGGAACGTAAGCTTTTTGGTGCCCATATGACTGTTATTTTGTGTAATGAAGCAGTTCAGTGTTCTTCGTTCACTGTTTGCTGTTATATATCTCAACTGCAACCTTGTCTTTGTGTTTGATTTGTTTGCTTTCAGGAATAATACAGTTGGTCAGTACGAGAGTCATACGGCTTTCACTCTTCCTGGCCTGTATCGTGTTGTTCACGGCATCGATGTTTTTGATCCCAAGTTCAACATAGTTTCTCCTGGTGCAGATATGGCAATTTACTTTCCCTACTCAGACACAGAAAAAAGGCTGACTTCTTTTCATGGTTCAATTGAAAATCTGTTATTTGATCCTGAGCAGAATGATGAGCATATGTGAGTGACtcattttgcatttttttttttccccaatatTAAGGCTTCATATGTAAGTGCATTATGATAGAGTTGGAGAGGCTTTTTTACCAGAATAATCAACTATTCCTACATGGTTCTCAAGATGGTTCAACTTTTTGAGCCCTTCCTACTATAGCACTTTCGCCTTTGAAAAGGCATCATTCAGGATTAATTGCTTTTGGTTGACTCTATTGAATGCAGTGGTACTCTGAAGGACGCATCAAAGCCCATTATTTTCTCGATGGCAAGGCTGGATCGGGTTAAAAACATCACAGGCCTGGTAGAGTGCTATGCTAAAAATGCTGAACTACGGGAATTAGCAAACCTTGTTGTGGTGGCAGGTTACAACGATGTGAAAAAATCAAGTGACagggaag
This window contains:
- the LOC113735267 gene encoding sucrose synthase 2; its protein translation is MATIKLQKLPSIRERVEDTLSAHRNELIALLSRYVAQGKGMLQPHHLIDELDNIVVDETAFKKLSQGPFSEVLRSAQEAIVLPPFVAIAVRPRPGVWEYVRVNVYELSVDQLSISEYLHLKEELVDGRSEDHLVLELDFEPFNATFPRPTRSSYIGNGVQFLNRHLSSIMFRNKDSLEPLLDFLRAHKHKGHVLMLNDRIQRISRLESALSKAEDYLAKLPQDTPYSDFEYALQELGFERGWGDTAARVLNMMHLLSDILQAPDPSTLETFLGRIPMVFNVVILSVHGYFGQANVLGLPDTGGQIVYILDQVRALENEMLLRIKQQGLNVTPRILIVTRLIPDAKGTTCNQRLERVSGTEYTSILRVPFRTEKGILRKWISRFDVWPYLETFTEDAANEISAELQGRPDLIIGNYSDGNLVASLLAHKLGVTQCTIAHALEKTKYPDSDIYWRKFEEKYHFSCQFTADLLAMNHSDFIITSTYQEIAGTNNTVGQYESHTAFTLPGLYRVVHGIDVFDPKFNIVSPGADMAIYFPYSDTEKRLTSFHGSIENLLFDPEQNDEHIGTLKDASKPIIFSMARLDRVKNITGLVECYAKNAELRELANLVVVAGYNDVKKSSDREEISEIEKMHMLMKEYNLDGQFRWIAAQTNRARNGELYRYIADKRGIFVQPAFYEAFGLTVVEAMTCGLPTFATCHGGPKEIIEDGVSGFHIDPYHPDKDSAAMVNFFQRCKEDPKYWEKISRGGLERIYERYTWKIYSERLMTLAGVYGFWKYVSKLERRETRRYLEMFYILKLRELVKSVPLAVDDQH